A window of the candidate division KSB1 bacterium genome harbors these coding sequences:
- a CDS encoding DUF5916 domain-containing protein — MVSRLLLAILTLTMASHAIPIDTTRVYTDDGKRIFQTQKLKQAPTIDGRLNDACWQNSVWSGNYTQQIPMEGAPPTAETALNILYDDHNIYVAIRAFDDPDKVDRSASRRDGFSGDIVGVCFDSYFDHRSGFEFNLTAAGTKIDLILMNRGIDRNWNPVWEGKVSHDDRGWSAEMRIPLSQLRYDGDEQQIWGLHAWRWINRNQEEDQWALIPRDTPGRLYDIGELHGIQNLPKHRRIELLPYVRGKLHTFDADKDNPFTNGRDLNAALGLNGKIGLSSDFTMDFTLNPDFGQVEADPANLNLSAFETFFSEKRPFFLEGKNIMDFELGGSELFYSRRIGAKPAYSPDTEDNEYLDTPQNTSILGAVKMTGKSRNGLSIGIMESVTGKEKARIGSRTDEREITVSPLTNYLVTRVQKNINDSNTMIGGILTATHRDIQQNHLLELPDQAWTGGLDVLHYWHDKTYYIDGKAVFSHIDGNPLAILERQTSSARYYQRPDADYLSLDSSRTDLSGTGGELEIGKGGNGNWRFELESQWRTPGLESQ, encoded by the coding sequence ATGGTTTCTCGTTTACTATTGGCGATTCTCACACTGACTATGGCAAGTCACGCGATACCCATTGACACAACCCGCGTTTACACAGACGACGGCAAACGTATTTTTCAAACACAAAAACTAAAGCAAGCTCCAACCATTGACGGCAGACTGAATGATGCGTGCTGGCAAAACAGCGTCTGGTCCGGGAATTATACCCAGCAAATCCCAATGGAAGGCGCCCCCCCCACCGCAGAAACCGCTCTGAATATATTGTATGACGACCACAATATTTATGTGGCCATACGCGCGTTTGACGATCCGGACAAAGTGGACCGCTCCGCCAGCCGCAGAGACGGCTTCAGCGGCGATATCGTCGGAGTCTGTTTTGACAGCTATTTTGACCACCGCTCCGGATTTGAATTTAATCTGACAGCCGCCGGCACCAAAATCGATCTGATTCTGATGAACCGGGGCATTGATCGCAATTGGAATCCGGTCTGGGAAGGCAAAGTGTCGCACGATGACCGCGGCTGGAGCGCTGAAATGCGAATCCCCTTGAGTCAACTCCGATATGACGGCGATGAACAGCAAATATGGGGCCTGCATGCCTGGCGCTGGATCAATCGCAACCAGGAGGAAGACCAATGGGCGCTCATTCCGCGCGACACCCCCGGACGCCTGTATGACATCGGAGAACTGCACGGCATTCAGAATCTTCCCAAACACCGCCGCATCGAACTGCTGCCCTATGTACGCGGCAAACTGCACACATTTGATGCGGACAAGGACAATCCGTTTACAAACGGCCGGGATTTAAACGCCGCTCTGGGGTTGAACGGGAAAATCGGTTTGAGCAGTGATTTTACCATGGATTTTACCTTAAATCCGGATTTCGGCCAGGTGGAAGCCGATCCCGCCAATCTGAATCTGAGCGCCTTTGAAACCTTTTTCAGTGAAAAACGCCCCTTTTTCCTGGAAGGTAAAAATATCATGGACTTTGAGCTGGGCGGAAGTGAGCTCTTTTATTCAAGACGCATCGGCGCCAAACCGGCCTATTCTCCGGATACAGAGGATAATGAATATCTGGATACGCCGCAAAACACGTCTATTCTGGGGGCCGTCAAAATGACCGGCAAATCCCGAAACGGATTATCCATTGGTATCATGGAAAGTGTAACCGGCAAAGAAAAAGCCCGGATCGGAAGCAGGACGGATGAACGAGAGATTACGGTCTCTCCCTTGACCAATTATCTGGTCACCCGGGTTCAAAAAAATATCAACGACAGCAATACCATGATTGGCGGCATATTAACCGCCACACATCGCGATATTCAGCAAAACCATCTGCTGGAGCTGCCGGATCAGGCCTGGACCGGCGGACTGGATGTTTTACACTACTGGCATGATAAAACCTATTATATTGACGGCAAAGCCGTGTTCAGTCATATTGACGGTAATCCGTTGGCAATACTGGAACGACAGACCTCATCCGCACGCTATTATCAGAGACCGGACGCGGATTATCTCTCTCTGGATTCGAGTCGAACTGATTTGAGCGGCACAGGCGGTGAACTGGAAATCGGCAAGGGCGGAAACGGAAATTGGCGTTTTGAACTGGAAAGTCAATGGCGCACACCGGGACTGGAGTCTCAATGA
- a CDS encoding DUF5916 domain-containing protein produces MNWKVNGAHRDWSLNDLGFMHTADFISAGGEIEYKNNVPWWWFRSVSVSASHERQWTFGKEQIHNGTNLMLSGRLRNKWSVFMRVTRMADAINPRLLRGGPAMIQEGHWCRFLRIGTDDANKVSGGFGIHSHRHDDAPASQTLDFFPFLTFKPTPQSRLRAELDYSKSRTPFQYVEAEAPLYVLARLDRETIGITLRMDLSITPDFTIQFYGNPYFSTGQYSRFKSIDNPQADRYRDRYSILDQELAYSSEDEQFKVDADLDGSADLGFDDPDFNFAEFRSNVVARWEFKPGSTLFFVYTHGRSAYETITRSSFSHNVDNLLHTRPDNIFIIKLNVWFSV; encoded by the coding sequence TTGAACTGGAAAGTCAATGGCGCACACCGGGACTGGAGTCTCAATGATCTCGGGTTTATGCATACAGCGGATTTTATCAGCGCCGGCGGTGAAATTGAATATAAAAACAATGTCCCCTGGTGGTGGTTCCGGTCTGTATCGGTTTCCGCTTCTCATGAGCGGCAATGGACGTTCGGCAAAGAACAAATTCACAACGGTACCAATCTCATGCTGAGCGGACGATTGCGCAACAAGTGGAGTGTTTTCATGCGTGTCACACGTATGGCTGACGCCATCAACCCACGACTGCTGCGCGGTGGTCCGGCCATGATTCAGGAGGGGCACTGGTGCCGATTTCTCAGAATCGGCACAGACGACGCCAACAAGGTCAGTGGTGGTTTTGGAATTCACAGCCACCGGCACGACGATGCTCCGGCCTCTCAGACGCTGGACTTTTTCCCTTTCCTCACGTTTAAACCCACCCCCCAAAGCCGTTTGAGAGCAGAACTCGATTACAGCAAATCCAGAACTCCATTCCAGTATGTGGAAGCTGAAGCGCCGTTGTATGTGCTGGCCCGACTGGACCGGGAAACCATCGGTATTACCCTGCGAATGGACCTGTCTATTACCCCGGATTTTACAATCCAGTTTTACGGCAATCCCTATTTCTCAACAGGACAATACAGCCGCTTCAAATCCATTGACAATCCACAGGCGGACCGGTACCGGGACCGCTATTCAATACTCGATCAAGAACTGGCCTATTCTTCAGAGGATGAACAATTTAAAGTGGATGCAGATCTTGACGGCAGCGCCGATCTCGGTTTCGATGATCCGGATTTCAATTTTGCGGAATTTCGCTCCAATGTTGTAGCGCGCTGGGAGTTTAAACCCGGCTCTACACTCTTTTTCGTGTATACTCACGGAAGATCGGCCTATGAAACCATAACCCGATCATCGTTTTCTCATAATGTTGACAACTTGCTGCATACAAGACCGGATAATATCTTTATCATCAAACTTAATGTGTGGTTTTCAGTTTGA
- a CDS encoding aldo/keto reductase, with the protein MKTRHFGATQENVSKVGLGTWQFGGDWGELTDQTAMSIMQTAVERGVTFFDTANVYGTGRSEELIGEFIKESRAHLFIATKLGRLRGYPDDYSLDLFKQSTEESLKRLGVDRLDLTQLHCIPRHHLQEGKVFDWLRRLKEEGLIRYFGASVETVEEGLICLEQDDLASLQVIFNIFRQKPIDELFKKAKEKNVALIIRLPLASGLLAGKFTKDSTFSPQDHRSFNRNGEMFNVGETFAGLPFEKGVELSDQLKPFVPQNWSMAQFALRWILDFPEVSVIIPGASNTEHVVSNTSAGDLPSLSPEIHEQLRRFYQEHVKDHIRGAY; encoded by the coding sequence ATGAAGACGAGACATTTTGGAGCGACACAGGAAAATGTATCAAAAGTGGGATTGGGAACCTGGCAATTCGGCGGGGACTGGGGAGAACTAACGGATCAAACCGCCATGTCTATTATGCAGACCGCCGTGGAACGGGGCGTCACTTTTTTTGATACAGCCAATGTTTACGGAACCGGCAGAAGCGAAGAATTGATCGGCGAGTTTATCAAGGAATCGCGGGCTCATCTGTTTATCGCAACCAAGCTGGGCCGCCTGCGCGGTTACCCTGATGATTACTCTTTGGATTTGTTCAAACAATCCACCGAAGAATCTTTGAAACGTTTGGGTGTGGACCGGCTTGATCTGACGCAGCTGCACTGCATTCCCAGGCATCATTTGCAGGAAGGCAAAGTGTTTGACTGGCTGCGCCGCTTGAAAGAAGAAGGATTGATCCGTTATTTCGGCGCCAGTGTAGAAACCGTGGAAGAAGGATTGATCTGCCTGGAACAGGATGATCTGGCGTCGCTGCAGGTTATTTTTAATATTTTCAGACAAAAACCGATCGATGAATTGTTTAAAAAGGCCAAAGAGAAAAATGTCGCCTTGATTATTCGTCTGCCTCTGGCAAGCGGACTCCTGGCGGGTAAATTTACAAAAGACTCGACTTTTTCCCCGCAGGATCATCGGTCTTTTAACCGCAACGGTGAAATGTTCAATGTGGGGGAAACATTCGCCGGATTGCCTTTTGAAAAAGGTGTGGAACTGTCGGATCAGTTAAAGCCGTTTGTGCCGCAGAACTGGTCCATGGCGCAGTTTGCGCTTCGCTGGATTCTGGACTTTCCGGAGGTCAGTGTAATCATACCCGGCGCTTCGAATACCGAACATGTGGTTTCCAATACGTCGGCCGGTGATCTGCCCTCACTGTCGCCTGAAATTCACGAACAACTGCGTCGTTTTTATCAGGAACATGTCAAAGATCATATTCGCGGCGCCTATTAA